Proteins from a genomic interval of Rickettsia sp. Oklahoma-10:
- a CDS encoding phosphoribosylaminoimidazolesuccinocarboxamide synthase, which yields MKIRFIIISFLALILVGWGYAAYKFESQSKENIISILDKYKEYITYNSIKVNKYSFSVTLNKVMLKPLDFYYDEIVIRYVPFLNITKIDSYGNNVKITTAKDEENVFYSPDHHTTIWFRKSLFNRETDCWKLSMSDRKSTLYSSQGAKKLAESDISNCVITNIKTSDNLNLLTLDGQSIVLFISENYSKNFSDKVLKFLRDKIGEKVNFDSFEYDVTHLDVLNVPTTYTGQLKLKYSDELVALGKLLIQNFSLDQKQDDAVVFMQILGELVKGKPFLFACGIERQGKVESNLYNLNIEKDKIVNFALNIKSTIEPSEIYQKTAVEALGRYFSNALNKRAELDKIFKLNSPITQEDGERIMAVFAKINNSEFNLKGEFDPEEKKLSGQTNLVIDDFNFTIDIDMPNLENPLNLESVIKLSDPNVFINNFVNYTNNAIIPVLNKIENSKSFALNLGKQSSVIKQYGFGSIEAFSKNSALKDGESLIVDIKVTDDGLTVNGKTIDQIFSDARVLEFMNAIARIDQEKE from the coding sequence ATGAAAATACGATTTATTATAATAAGCTTCTTAGCACTAATATTAGTAGGTTGGGGATATGCTGCCTATAAATTTGAATCTCAAAGTAAAGAGAATATTATTTCTATTCTTGATAAATATAAAGAGTATATAACTTATAATTCAATAAAAGTTAATAAATATAGCTTTAGTGTTACTTTAAATAAAGTAATGTTAAAACCTCTAGATTTTTATTACGATGAGATAGTTATTAGATACGTACCGTTTTTGAATATTACAAAAATTGATTCTTACGGAAATAATGTAAAAATTACTACTGCTAAGGATGAAGAAAATGTTTTTTATTCTCCTGATCATCATACAACAATTTGGTTTAGAAAATCTTTATTTAATAGAGAGACTGATTGTTGGAAATTAAGTATGAGTGATAGAAAATCAACTCTATATAGTTCTCAGGGCGCAAAAAAATTAGCAGAAAGTGATATTAGTAATTGTGTAATTACTAATATTAAAACATCAGATAATCTTAATTTATTAACTTTGGATGGACAAAGTATCGTTTTATTTATTTCGGAAAACTATAGTAAAAATTTCTCTGACAAAGTTTTAAAATTTTTAAGAGATAAAATAGGAGAGAAAGTTAATTTTGACTCATTTGAATATGATGTAACACACTTGGATGTATTAAATGTACCAACTACTTATACAGGACAACTAAAGCTTAAATATAGCGATGAGCTAGTAGCTCTTGGAAAACTGTTAATTCAAAACTTTTCTCTAGATCAAAAGCAAGATGATGCTGTTGTTTTTATGCAAATACTAGGCGAATTAGTAAAAGGTAAGCCATTTTTATTTGCATGTGGTATTGAAAGACAAGGAAAAGTAGAAAGTAATTTATATAACTTAAATATAGAAAAAGATAAAATTGTTAATTTTGCTTTAAATATTAAATCTACTATAGAACCTTCGGAGATATATCAAAAGACAGCAGTTGAAGCTTTAGGACGTTACTTTAGTAATGCTTTAAATAAAAGAGCTGAGTTAGACAAAATTTTTAAACTTAATAGCCCTATTACTCAAGAAGATGGAGAGAGAATAATGGCGGTTTTTGCAAAAATAAATAATTCCGAATTTAATTTAAAAGGTGAGTTTGACCCTGAAGAAAAAAAATTATCTGGTCAAACTAATCTTGTAATAGATGATTTTAATTTTACTATTGATATTGATATGCCTAATTTAGAGAATCCTCTGAATCTAGAAAGTGTAATAAAATTATCGGATCCAAATGTGTTTATAAATAATTTTGTGAATTATACTAATAACGCTATAATACCAGTACTTAATAAAATAGAAAATTCCAAGTCATTTGCTTTAAATCTAGGAAAACAATCTTCAGTAATAAAGCAATACGGCTTTGGATCAATAGAAGCGTTTAGTAAAAATTCTGCATTAAAAGACGGCGAATCTCTAATAGTTGATATAAAAGTTACAGATGATGGGTTAACTGTTAACGGTAAAACTATAGATCAGATTTTTAGTGATGCGAGAGTATTAGAATTTATGAATGCTATTGCTCGAATAGATCAAGAAAAAGAATAA
- the thrS gene encoding threonine--tRNA ligase, producing the protein MINIFLPDGSVRQFEKDITVYEVANAISMSLAKHAMVAEIDGELKDLSTIIENNCRLRILTAKDPECLEIIRHDAAHLTAEAVKELFPETQVTIGPAIENGYYYDFARDKPFTLDDLAVIEAKMQELSKKNEKITRELWNRDKAVAFFKLIGEHYKAEIIASIPMDEPITLYRQGNFIDLCRGPHAPSTGFVKYFKLMKVAGTYWRGDSRNKVLQRIYGTAWATKEQLDNYLIMLEEAEKRDHRKLGRELNLFHFQEEAQGMVFWHDKGWSIYNIVEQYIRKKNRKNGYTEVKTPVLVDKSLWQVSGHWEKFHENMFTLDVDGKTLALKPMNCPCHVQIFKQGIKSYRDLPFRMSEFGLCHRNEASGALHGLMRVRSLVQDDAHIFCAEEQMTDETVSFCKLLTEVYKDFGFNNIKVKFSDRPEIRAGSDEVWDKAENALKEAVEKAKYTYTLNPGEGAFYGPKLEFVLTDAIGRQWQCGTLQMDFVLPARLDASYVAASGEKKRPVMLHRAILGSLERFIGILIEEYAGCFPCWLAPVQVAIATITSDLNDYALEVQKALIDNGVRTDINISPDKINYKIREFSNQKIPIIAVIGKQEEKNKQVTIRRLGTTDQEVLSVKQLITLIREENSKYL; encoded by the coding sequence ATGATAAATATTTTTTTACCCGATGGTAGTGTAAGACAATTTGAAAAGGACATTACCGTCTATGAAGTAGCGAATGCAATTTCAATGTCACTTGCAAAACACGCAATGGTTGCTGAAATAGATGGTGAGCTTAAAGACTTAAGTACTATAATTGAAAATAATTGCAGGCTTCGTATTTTAACTGCAAAGGATCCTGAATGTCTTGAAATAATAAGGCATGATGCAGCTCATTTAACTGCTGAAGCTGTAAAAGAGCTGTTCCCTGAAACTCAAGTAACGATTGGTCCTGCAATTGAAAACGGCTATTATTACGATTTCGCTCGTGATAAACCTTTTACTCTCGATGATTTAGCTGTTATAGAAGCTAAAATGCAAGAACTTTCCAAGAAAAACGAGAAAATAACAAGAGAGTTATGGAATAGGGATAAAGCTGTAGCATTTTTTAAGTTGATAGGAGAGCATTATAAAGCCGAAATTATTGCTTCAATACCAATGGATGAGCCGATTACTTTATACAGACAAGGTAATTTTATTGATTTATGCCGAGGACCGCATGCTCCATCTACAGGATTTGTTAAGTATTTTAAGTTGATGAAAGTTGCGGGCACCTATTGGCGAGGTGATAGTCGTAATAAAGTATTACAGCGTATATACGGTACTGCTTGGGCTACAAAAGAGCAGCTAGATAATTACCTTATTATGCTTGAAGAAGCTGAGAAACGTGACCATAGAAAACTTGGGCGTGAACTTAATTTGTTTCACTTTCAAGAAGAAGCTCAAGGTATGGTATTTTGGCATGATAAAGGCTGGAGTATATATAATATAGTTGAGCAATATATCAGAAAAAAAAATCGTAAGAACGGTTATACTGAGGTTAAGACTCCTGTTTTAGTTGATAAGAGCCTTTGGCAAGTTTCAGGACATTGGGAAAAATTCCATGAAAATATGTTTACCTTAGATGTTGATGGTAAGACATTAGCGTTAAAACCAATGAATTGTCCTTGCCACGTGCAGATTTTCAAACAAGGTATCAAGAGTTATCGTGATTTGCCGTTTCGTATGTCAGAGTTTGGATTGTGTCACCGTAATGAGGCATCTGGTGCATTGCACGGTTTAATGAGAGTACGGAGCTTAGTACAAGATGATGCTCATATATTTTGTGCAGAGGAACAAATGACCGATGAGACAGTTAGTTTTTGTAAATTACTGACGGAAGTTTATAAGGATTTCGGCTTCAACAATATAAAAGTAAAGTTTTCTGATCGCCCTGAAATTCGTGCAGGTAGTGATGAAGTGTGGGATAAGGCCGAGAATGCTTTGAAAGAAGCAGTAGAAAAAGCAAAGTATACTTATACGCTAAACCCGGGGGAGGGAGCATTTTATGGTCCAAAGCTTGAGTTTGTATTAACTGATGCGATAGGGCGGCAATGGCAATGCGGTACGCTTCAGATGGATTTTGTATTGCCAGCACGACTTGATGCTAGTTATGTTGCAGCAAGCGGTGAAAAGAAAAGACCTGTAATGCTGCATAGGGCAATACTTGGTTCACTTGAGCGTTTTATAGGTATATTGATAGAAGAATATGCAGGGTGCTTTCCGTGTTGGCTTGCACCTGTACAGGTTGCTATTGCAACAATCACAAGCGATTTAAACGATTACGCTTTAGAAGTACAAAAAGCTTTAATTGATAATGGTGTAAGAACAGATATTAATATCTCACCTGATAAAATTAATTATAAAATTCGTGAGTTTTCTAATCAAAAAATACCAATTATTGCTGTAATCGGTAAACAGGAAGAAAAAAATAAACAAGTAACAATTAGAAGACTCGGTACTACTGACCAGGAAGTATTATCAGTCAAACAGTTAATAACATTAATTAGGGAAGAAAATAGTAAGTATCTTTAA
- a CDS encoding DUF2660 domain-containing protein: protein MSNYNTHILIAIGCLALIVTFLIYKKIVACKKNIFPTVESNVDYNQNVALSSKKPKNKKLTLQERVELSWKFLYDITEIILNKFSKEDVIQVNKCGQVLLENGVRYEHVVDLAILQVKSHTQTVEQEQSKGKKALGV, encoded by the coding sequence TTGTCTAATTATAATACTCATATTTTAATTGCCATAGGATGTTTAGCATTAATAGTAACATTTTTAATATATAAGAAAATAGTAGCATGTAAAAAAAATATATTCCCTACTGTAGAAAGTAATGTTGACTATAACCAAAATGTTGCTCTTAGTAGTAAAAAGCCAAAGAATAAAAAGCTAACATTACAAGAAAGAGTAGAATTATCTTGGAAATTTCTTTATGACATCACGGAAATTATTTTAAATAAATTCTCTAAAGAAGATGTTATTCAAGTGAATAAATGCGGTCAGGTTTTACTCGAAAATGGTGTTAGATATGAACATGTAGTCGACCTTGCAATCCTTCAAGTCAAATCTCATACCCAAACAGTTGAACAAGAACAATCTAAAGGTAAAAAGGCTTTAGGGGTATAA